The window CAAAAAACGGTGAAGTACGCACCTGTAGACAACATGCAGTTCTCCATTGCACATGATGCAGTGCAGAACTCTAACCAATGCAGTTTCATTATCACGCAGGATACATATAAATGTGACAAATGCCCGTTCGCACAGAAAGTGGTGCTTAAAAAATTTACTGATAAAAAAACCACATTAAAAAACACCACGTTCGCATACAACCACCCAATCGGAGCGGTTCCATCGCCACAAGAACATGATCACAGACGCAACACCAACCCACGATCTGCACAAACCGCATCATCAGCGAGATCGTCCAGTTCATCCGATGCAGCCATCCCACCCTGCGCCCTCCCCTTAAATTCAGACCCCTGCCAAAGGGCTTCTCATCCACAACAACACAAGTATCCATTGCGCTACCACAAAATCGCTCCATCACATCCATCTCCATGCAAAACACCAAGCCCAACTACTAGCCATGGCGTTCGCCGACGAGTACCAGGGCGTGGAGGCCCACGGCAACACCAAGTTGCACGTCATCCACACCAATGACAAGAAGCAGGTGGCGATCACCCTCGCGCAGTACGAGCTCCACCTCAGCCTCCAGCGCCACAAGATCGTCGGCATTGATCTCGAGTACAACAACGAGCCTGAAGCGATGCAGAAACCCGCCCTCTGCCAACTCTCCATCGACAAGAAACACCCGGTGTTGCTCTTCCAACTGAGCGCCGCTGAAAGGTGCACCGTCTTCGACAACTTCCTCGCCGACCCCAGGTACACCTTTGCATGCTTCTCCATCGACGGCGACAAAAAAGGCTAGAGCGCGTCAATCTGGAGGTCGCCAACTTCGTCGACATCCAGAAGGAGTGGAGGGTGCCCGAGGCAACCAAGGAGTTGGACTCCCTTGGAGACGTCTCTGGCATGCTCATCGACGACTACTACaacaacatgaagaagaagatcacCGACGACGAGCACAAGCGTTAGGCCACCCTGCCTTTGTCCATGAGGCACATCAAGTACACGGCAAAGGACGCCTACGCAGCATACGAGATATGGAACCGCATCACCCTCACCCAGGACGGGCTTCTCCGTGCAAAGCTCGAGAAGGAGGAGCCCCCCAAGAAGCGCGCCAGGAGCAGCTGGGGATGGGGAGACGCTAActggtgaagaagaagatggtgccgCCCAAAGAGCCAACAATGCTAGCGTTGTTTTAGAATTATCATCAAATTTGCTTTATGTTGTTTGCTTATGTATCGTTAGTTTGCTTGTGATCATTTGCTTTTGCTGAACTTAGATTGCTTGCCATGCAGAATCGCTTGTAATGATGTGAACTTTGATTATGTTCTATTGCTTTCTATTGAAATTAGTTTTCTCATGATGAACTTGTCGTACAGAATGCCTGTGATAATTTGTTTTCTGTTGTTTGCTTATGAATCATTAGATTCGAGCAGTGTGCAAATAGGACGCACGTAGTGCAAGTTGTGTACCAATGCAGTAAAGACTGTCAAATGAAGTTTACACATACCCAACAAAGCAGTGCACGCCCCTAAATTTGGAAAAACGAATAGATAAGagaaaaacacaaaaagaaaaatgCGATCTGTATATGTAGTGCGAAAATATATGAACGTGCAGTACAGAAACGTAATCAATGTAGTACACGAATGATTTACTAAGCAGTGCACTCCCCTACATTGGAAAAAGATTACATAAGAGCAAAAACACGAAAACAAAAATGAGAATTGTGCATGTAGTACGGACTGCGTGCACATGTAGTACAGAACTCTGATCAGTGCAGTGCACAGATGGTTTACAAAGCAGTCACGCCCCTACATTGAAAAAAATGTAGTGCGGAAATATATGAACATGCAGTACAGGAACATAATCAATGTAGTACAAGTATGTTTACTAAGCAGTGCACTCCCCTACATTGGAAAAAAGATTACATAAGAGCAAaaacatgaaaacaaaaaatgagaACTGTACATGTAGTACGCAATGCGTGCACATGCAGTACAGAACACTGATCAATGCAGTGCAAGGGTGGCTTGCTAAGCAGTGCACGCCCTTACATTGAAAAAAAACAATAGAAAAAAAATTGACCACCCAGGTGCAGTCGGCCCCAGCCAGTCTCGTAGTAGGTCTGCGCCCACAGTAGGCGAGTCGTTCTGAGCCACGATGCGTGGGGCTGGGCGCACATGGGCCCACAGGCCAGAGAGCATAGAGCAGCGAGCGCCGTGTATAAGCGCCCAAATAAGTAACCAGAGGAGTTCGATACGGCTGCCTCACcagcgcttataaacaggtcggGCGCGCCTAccgcgggcgaggtgggactaaacattaggCCGCACACAACGCACCGGGAACCAGCCGTGCTCACAGGCCGACTTGGGCCAAATGCATCTTCACTCCCCGAACAGAGGCCCAACACACAAAAAGAGAGGCCActgaaaatttaaaaaaaaatcccacATACCATACACAAACGCAGGCCCAACCACGTGTTCCGCGGTTCGTCTTAATATGACAATGAAGTTCGCTATTTTCAAGTAAGCAGTCCTCTTACTACTCAAATGTATTCGCGGACACTGAATCAGAACCAATCTGCCACCTAACACCAACCACAAACATTTATTACTTCTGTTGGTCAATTGGTTGCATAAAAACGTATCCATTCGTGCTCCAGACTAACACAACTCCTCCCCCGTTCCTCTTTTTCTTCAAATCGTTGATCTAGGGTTCATCCCATCCCCAGCTCTTCTTTGGAATTCCACTGAACCCACCATGGACTGTAAGTGCGGGTGTTTGGCAAGGATGGCGCCAGTAGCGGACACATGCGTGTACGCAGAAGGTCTAGAGCTCACCAACACCGAGTGGCGCAGCATGCTCGGGTGCCTTATGATACCCAACAAGGGGTTTCAGCCGCCATTTCTTCATCGCCTCACAACCGCAGATCTATAGGAAAGTTGGGTATGTTTTTCCCCTCACAATTTTGGACATAATCTACCTGCAAATCCACAtctgaatatatagttcatcaatTTGTTCAGTAGTGTCAACAAAATACAAAACATAATTTGTATTGTTGTTCAGATTTGTTAGCTATTAAGACTAGATGCTTCCACCTATTTTTCTTCACTACCACAACACATGAACAAAAAAGAGGGTTGGTAGATCAGTATTGCAGTTCTCTTAACATGCTAGAGAAGTACACTGTAAATGACCTTGCAGTACAAACATGTTACCGTATAATATATATCCTAATAAAATTAGAGGTCAATTTCGTATATAAGTTTGTTCATACATTGCAACTACTTTATAAAAAATAGTAGTCATATATATGTACATATTTAACTCAACATAAAACAGATCATCCTAAGTATAAAGAATgggtatatatatgttcatacaTTGTTATTTACTTATAAACATTCTTTTTCCATCCTTTCCAAAATGCAGAAATTGCCATCCACAGTAAAATTTCCTGCTCCGAGTTCAGGGAAGGTTACTTTGGAGACAGAACACAAGAATGGGTATGGAGACATGCAAGCTGACTACCACATCGACTCTGAAGAATGCATCAACATAACTACTGGTTCGAAAGAATTTGTCTCCTAGAATGGCTTTGAGGTCGGAGAAGTGGCCATGCTGTTTTTCTACAAAGAAGAAGACTTCCTGAAGTTCACAATATTTGCACTGTAGGCAGTCTAAATATGAAGCAAGCCATCGGAGGCATATTTCTAATGCTTTGCTAATGCTTTACGCCTTTAAAATTATGTCCACCAGACACTTTGAGCGGTGCCTATTTAAAGTATGCAACCTCATCTGCATCATTTTATCACCCATTTTTAGACAAGTTGCTGCTGGCAGTAATGCAGTTCTCTCAAAAACATAGTTGGTCCTAAATATAAAAAAGCAGTCATTTGAACAGTAACAATGCAATGCGAATGGTCGAAACTTTGCAGTTAACATATGATGTTCAAAAGAATTCTCATAGTATTCAGTTCAAAAAAATTGTCATAGTAACTATTCTGCTAACAAAAGCATATAATGGACCATCTATTCTAATAGCACAATAGAAGATTAACCATACTGCTAATGCAGTACGAAAGTGCATATTATGCAGTCCTCTAAAACACAGAATGCAGTTTAAGAAAAGGGAAATCTCATGAGCTGCCATGACCACTGTAATACAGCTAAAACAAAGTACACTGCTAACGAAAACGCAGTGGACTACAGCGTATGCCAGAGCAACAACAATAAAATTAAAGCAGTAGAAATACAGATATGTCGTAGACTAACAGAGGTGCCAATTCAATCGCACTTACATAACTCACCTAAAAATTGTCCAACAACAAAACTATCGAAAAATACCCCGCAAAAAACTACATCGAACACACGGCAACTGGACGAACAGCATCAACTTTTATTTAAAAATTGAAAATCAAAGAATGAGAATTATATACCCGCAATACAATGAATTAAAACCAACAGCGACAGTAATTACAAGATTCAAAAACACATCGAGGCGAAAATCCAGAAAATCAACAAGAACAGAGGAGCGGACGAAGCTCACCTGCCCACACAACCAAATTCGCGGGAACTGAAAACTAACTCCTAAAAATTACACAATTTCTAGAGTAAAAGGTCCGATTAAATGTACGATATCAAACAATTCCGACTAACAAACAACATCCGAGCGTCAAAAAGTCGATTCCGACACGAACACGAACGAACAGAGCAAAACTCGCCCGCCAAATCCCTCGATTTACCAAGATTTTAGTCATTTTTCCTGTAAATTACAAAGAATAAAGGTCAACTGACATCCATAAACAAATTAAATCATCCCGCAACACCCGATTCCACACAGAATACGCGGGCGGACCGTCAGAAAATGAAGCAGTTCTTCCGTGTAGCACTGCAGTGCGCAGCGTAAAGAACATGCAGTTCGCTTCTGTTGAACATGAAGTGCGGAAGTTTTATCAGAATAACTATTCTGCTAATATTTGCAGAATAGACCggctgtatatatatatatatatatatatatatatatatatatatatatatatatatataggattatatatatatataggacaaatgtttcctacaagcagtggtagttaccaccacttgcgTTTTGTATGTTGTACCACCACTTGCGTTTCCTATAAACAGAATAGACCGAGAGTATGTAtgtgtagtatgtagtatataacaatgattaggtagtatatatactattttttaggtagtatgtaccatgttttgagtatgctcttttttagtataaatatgtacgtatttcacaaatataacaaaaactatgggctcatatgcaatttttttatttaacttgctttgaaatatcttagatatagtatatgaacatatttaaaataatatatatagtaccacatggtagtatatgtgatatgtggggtaactaccaccGGGTGGTAGGATGTATTATCTATCAAATTGGAGAGTATATAcgcgtagtatgtagtatataagaatgattaggtagtatatatactactttTTGGTTAGTATGTATCGTATTTTGAGAAAATTCTTTTTCACGTGTAAATATATACGTATTTCACATATATAATAAAAACCGTGGGCCAACTTGCAATTTTTTGATGTCACTCGCTTTGAAGTATCTTATATATAGCATATGAACATATTTTCAATGATAAAGTAGTATATATATACTACCACATGATAGTATATGGGACATGTGGGGTAACTACCCCTAGGTGGTAGGATGTattttccctatatatatatatatatatatatatatatatatatatatatatatatatatatatatatatatatatatagggaaaatACAGGCATGCTAAAGTAAGCCTGAGCGTAGAATTAGATTTTGTACGCTCCGGCCAGGCCGCATGAGGCAAAGAGCAACTCCTCCCACGCTAGCACCCTCTAAGCGGTATATTTTGAACGTAAATTTCCTTTGATTGGTCGTAACTATGGAAACCACCATTACGGGTACTAATCTGGTTCCAGTTGATAGTAAAGTTTTGCATTGTATGTAGTAAAAATTAATTATAGTAGTAACTATACGTGACCGATGGCAGATTCTTATTACTAGGAATATAGTCTTTTACTACTTCGCTCTTGTGCTATACTACTAAAACATATAGTCATGAATGATTTTACCATTAAATTTACCTAGTAATATTCTCAAACATTTACTATGAGCAATGTTTAATTTTCTGAAGCATCAGTATTTCATAAATTCTTTACATTCTAATAAAAATTGTCTTCTACCAAATGGTAATGCAATTACTACCTATAGTACACATAGTACACCTAATAGCAATTTGCTCCATACCTCGTCGTAATGCAATTACCATGAAATAAGTTCTTCATTAAAAAGAAATACCTGTGTTGACTAGTCATAAGCTGGTAATGGTTTTAATCCCGTTACTATATTTTGTTAGAACATTTACCGAGGTTAGTGATTAGACTAGTTGGCATGGGAGCTGGTAAAAGCTTTAATCATGTTACCATATAAACTAGCTTTTTTACCATGCCAGCCAACGGAGCCACGGGGCGGAGGAGGCACGCCTTACAGCCGGTAACGGAAATTAATTCTATTACTATATATGCATGTCTTTTTACTGTGGTTAGTTAAACGAGTGCGGCTAGCCTGGCCGAGCGGCGGGCAAAGCACACAATTAGCGTCCGGAGCGTACGATAAGGGGTTTTACGCGCACGCTCACATAGTGTTACTATTCATCAtccagggtgcagaataagttattcttcacccgaggtaatcttacgatcatatcataattaaattacgtttggaattcaaatagttacatttctattgattcactacatcaaatttggcataaaaataaaaatataggtcataaggcaagaaaatttgcagtttatgtgtattttacactatgtttttacgtttgtaattttacataacatGAAATATTTTTTACGACGATTATATATATTATTACGGTCTCTTTTTATGTCGGAAATAAGACAAAACTTACGAAACGTAAAATTACGGTGTCATTTCGTTGAACTGATGGTTTTTATTAAAAGGGTAAATAAGAGCTCCCTCCCGCTCTCTCCCCGTTCCACCGGCCACTCCAGTCGTCGACCGAGCTGCTCGCGGCCAATCCATCCGCCCGCCCGCCTCCCTCCCGGCAACCCAGGCCCCATCCTAGGTGCAGCGATGGGCGACGGTGGCGGCGCTCGCaggggcggccggcggcggcgacatcCCACGACGTCGACGCGCCCAAGATCCCCGGCTTCTCGAACGATTTCATGCTCGtacgcccccctccccctcctccccgccTTTCCC is drawn from Aegilops tauschii subsp. strangulata cultivar AL8/78 chromosome 1, Aet v6.0, whole genome shotgun sequence and contains these coding sequences:
- the LOC141032986 gene encoding uncharacterized protein, which translates into the protein MAFADEYQGVEAHGNTKLHVIHTNDKKQVAITLAQYELHLSLQRHKIVGIDLEYNNEPEAMQKPALCQLSIDKKHPVLLFQLSAAERCTVFDNFLADPRLERVNLEVANFVDIQKEWRVPEATKELDSLGDVSGMLIDDYYNNMKKKITDDEHKR